A stretch of the Lolium perenne isolate Kyuss_39 chromosome 3, Kyuss_2.0, whole genome shotgun sequence genome encodes the following:
- the LOC127342001 gene encoding transcription factor MYB3R-1: protein MTSDKGKASKKAGDASGQPSTPQEGKVSNEPQRQRSLNGRTTGPTRRSTKGNWTPEEDDILSRAVQTYNGKNWKKIAECFPDRTDVQCLHRWQKVLNPELIKGPWSKEEDDIIVEMVQKYGPKKWSTIAQALPGRIGKQCRERWHNHLNPGINKDAWTQEEEITLIHAHRMYGNKWAELTKFLPGRTDNSIKNHWNSSVKKKIDSYMSAGLLAQVSCLPLIEHPANFNSSPAMTQQNSEDSGSNAVREVEDSSGCSQSSLAIVSCSQVQNGNSALSSDLQLNVDPSKIETHDSQSLMCEEACYASTEGVASALSEVHCHVSSSGFASDKHSQQEFAQRMNFEMEIDEAPSNSVFVDNQTICSTSNNDRSMLQYEIAPDMPISVLTSISGAEEKVHYISEADFSSPNCFKPELWQDISFQSLLSAPDIVDDDSFSRLGHQSDAYSSKEDTNFGAPPEPSHASDPSSLMVTAYGQGPMMSLPQSLICSNDLSDAPDEESREMPVSGSEMVVYTHDSLGDSEQPANHGSSGGGHDASAIIERMPENGDKQLTDAEEPPLAQSEAASDGKQDKGALFYEPPRFPSMDVPFVSCDLVTSGDLQEFSPLGIRQLMRSTMNVTTPLRLWGSPPRDESPGVVLKSAAKSFISTPSILKKRPRDQSSPTPDKRIQKKSETEKDHTIATKSLFGTDRSTSFQSLEKKLEFSYESKEFFCETSEMPKDGQNALNSHPFDEHARAEQCSTSNKVNTKDDLPENFQPSGVLVEHNDNAIHDHGANVMDQKMNTNPEALSACKERTCAKSKSTELIAEKSSPCIHMDYEYVNILADTPGVKRGLESPSAWKSPWFIDMQYKGSYFVSPADTTYDALGLMKRINVQSAAAFADAREVLASGSRCDSKDFDKENKENIDAENETGTSKTQTKIMAEARVLDFNECATPVRTAGNSVGSGLSRSLSSPIPSSHLLKSLR from the exons ATGACAAGTGATAAAGGAAAGGCTTCGAAGAAGGCTGGAGATGCTTCTGGACAGCCATCTACTCCTCAAGAAGGGAAAGTCAGCAATGAGCCACAGAGGCAACGGTCGCTCAACGG GAGGACtaccggccccacacgacgctcaACCAAAGGAAATTGGACACCTGAAGAG GATGATATATTGTCCAGAGCAGTTCAGACTTACAACGGGAAAAATTGGAAAAAGATAG CGGAATGTTTTCCTGATAGAACCGATGTACAATGCTTGCACAGATGGCAGAAGGTTCTAAATCCTGAGTTGATCAAAGGGCCATGGTCCAAAGAA GAAGATGACATCATTGTTGAGATGGTACAGAAATATGGTCCAAAGAAATGGTCAACCATTGCTCAAGCTTTGCCAGGACGTATAGGAAAGCAATGTCGGGAACG GTGGCACAATCATCTGAACCCTGGCATAAACAAGGATGCATGGACTCAAGAAGAGGAAATTACGCTCATACATGCCCATCGAATGTACGGAAACAAATGGGCTGAGTTGACAAAGTTCTTACCGGGAAG GACTGACAATTCGATAAAAAATCACTGGAACAGTTCTGTAAAGAAGAAAATTGATTCATATATGTCAGCAGGTTTACTTGCTCAAGTCTCGTGTCTCCCACTTATTGAACACCCTGCGAATTTTAACTCCTCACCGGCGAtgacccaacaaaacagtgaagaTAGTGGCAGCAATGCTGTCAGGGAGGTTGAAGATTCATCAGGGTGTAGTCAATCGTCGTTGGCCATTGTTTCTTGCTCACAAGTGCAGAATGGAAATTCGGCCCTGAGCTCTGATTTACAACTAAATGTTGATCCCAGCAAGATAGAAACACATGATTCTCAATCTCTTATGTGTGAGGAAGCATGCTATGCTTCCACCGAGGGTGTTGCATCTGCTTTGTCTGAGGTTCATTGCCATGTTTCTTCCTCCGGATTTGCTTCAGATAAACACTCACAACAGGAGTTTGCTCAAAGAATGAATTTCGAGATGGAAATTGATGAAGCACCAAGTAACTCTGTGTTTGTAGATAATCAGACAATCTGTAGCACATCGAACAATGATAGATCTATGTTACAGTATGAGATAGCACCAGATATGCCTATCTCAGTACTAACAAGCATTTCTGGAGCTGAGGAAAAAGTACATTACATTTCTGAGGCTGACTTCAGCAGTCCTAATTGTTTCAAACCAGAACTTTGGCAAGATATTTCCTTCCAGAGTCTTCTTTCTGCACCTGATatagttgatgatgattctttttcAAGACTAGGTCACCAGTCAGATGCATATTCCTCTAAAGAGGACACCAATTTTGGGGCACCACCCGAACCATCACATGCATCAGATCCGTCCAGTCTGATGGTGACTGCGTATGGCCAGGGTCCGATGATGTCATTACCACAATCTCTTATCTGTTCAAATGATTTGTCTGATGCACCTGATGAAGAGTCGAGAGAGATGCCAGTTTCTGGATCAGAGATGGTTGTATACACGCACGATTCTCTTGGTGATTCTGAGCAGCCTGCTAATCATGGCAGCAGTGGTGGTGGACATGATGCTTCTGCAATTATTGAAAGGATGCCGGAAAATGGGGACAAGCAGTTGACTGATGCTGAAGAACCACCATTGGCACAGAGTGAGGCTGCATCAGATGGAAAGCAAGATAAGGGAGCCCTATTCTATGAACCTCCTCGCTTCCCAAGCATGGATGTTCCATTTGTCAGTTGTGATCTTGTAACTTCTGGCGATCTCCAAGAATTTAGTCCCCTTGGCATTCGTCAGTTGATGCGCTCAACAATGAATGTAACGACTCCATTGAGATTGTGGGGCTCCCCTCCACGCGATGAAAGTCCTGGTGTTGTGTTGAAGAGTGCTGCCAAAAGCTTCATAAGCACACCATCTATATTAAAGAAACGACCAAGAGATCAATCATCCCCGACTCCAGATAaaagaattcagaaaaaatcCGAGACTGAAAAAGATCACACAATTGCTACCAAATCCCTTTTTGGCACTGATCGATCTACCTCTTTTCAATCTCTGGAGAAGAAACTTGAATTTTCTTATGAAAGCAAGGAATTTTTTTGCGAAACAAGTGAGATGCCAAAAGATGGACAAAATGCATTGAACAGCCATCCTTTCGATGAGCATGCGAGAGCGGAACAATGTTCCACTTCAAATAAGGTCAATACTAAAGATGATCTTCCAGAAAATTTT CAACCTTCAGGTGTTCTTGTTGAGCACAATGACAATGCCATCCATGATCATGGCGCAAATGTCATGGATCAGAAAATGAACACAAATCCTGAAGCTTTATCTGCCTGTAAGGAAAGAACATGTGCTAAATCAAAGTCCACAGAACTCATTGCTGAGAAATCTTCACCTTGCATTCATATGGATTATGAATATGTGAACAT ATTGGCTGATACCCCTGGTGTCAAAAGAGGATTGGAATCTCCTTCGGCTTGGAAGTCTCCTTGGTTTATCGATATGCAATATAAG GGGTCCTACTTTGTCAGCCCAGCAGATACAACCTACGATGCATTAGGATTGATGAAACGGATAAATGTGCAGAGTGCTGCTGCTTTTGCGGATGCCCGTGAGGTCCTGGCAAGTGGCAGTCGATGTGACAGCAAAGATTTTGATAAGGAAAACAAGGAAAACATAGATGCCGAGAACGAAACGGGGACTAGCAAGACACAAACAAAAATCATG GCTGAGGCAAGAGTCCTTGACTTCAATGAGTGCGCCACACCAGTAAGAACAGCAGGCAACAGCgtcggcagcggcctgtcaagatCTCTCAGCTCTCCCATTCCTTCCTCCCACCTCCTGAAAAGTTTGCGATAG